In the genome of Montipora foliosa isolate CH-2021 chromosome 3, ASM3666993v2, whole genome shotgun sequence, one region contains:
- the LOC137994618 gene encoding uncharacterized protein, which translates to MTVAELRAECLARGLNDEGLKKDLQQNLKEQLKGVQGVPALLINEQDKSMEDINLGMYEVLPTEPLHDIKEHISNVVTEIVAHLPDEEKALCVKAVELVTGTKDQLRGSDY; encoded by the exons ATGACTGTGGCAGAGCTGAGAGCAGAATGTTTAGCAAGAGGATTGAATGATGAAGGATTAAAGAAAGATCTGCAGCAGAATCTTAAGGAACAGCTGAAGGGTGTACAGGGAGTGCCTGCATTGCTGATCAATGAGCAGGATAAGAGCATGGAAGATATCAACTTAG GCATGTATGAAGTCCTGCCTACAGAGCCATTGCATGACATCAAAGAACACATTTCTAATGTTGTCACTGAAATAGTTGCTCACCTTCCTGATGAAGAGAAGGCATTATGTGTAAAAGCAGTCGAGTTAGtgacaggaacaaaagaccaaCTTCGTGGTTCAGACTACTGA
- the LOC137994619 gene encoding uncharacterized protein: MLGGEITVPTPRTREIKETLKVKREAGEYTIGELVVPKQYRKLILNSDGILKEVFFTVSGRKIPLAEIRKRELERCEQLGIVTGHTNQEYEQMSDEQIRERLKVLGDDENHLVDTPEQRKEQLRFDRARHLMVWGDGSILNHGYLLYLIQCVYDPAIFLHSCRNERQGIWCH; encoded by the exons ATGCTTGGAGGAGAGATCACTGTTCCAACACCTAGAACCagagaaatcaaagaaacactcaAG GTCAAACGTGAGGCAGGAGAGTATACAATTGGTGAGTTGGTGGTGCCCAAGCAGTACAGGAAACTAATCCTAAACAGTGATGGCATTTTAAAGGAAGTATTTTTCACAGTTTCTGGAAGGAAAATACCTTTAGCAGAAATCAGAAAAAGGGAACTGGAGAGGTGTGAACAGCTTGGGATAGTGACAGGACATACCAACCAGGAGTATGAGCAAATGAGCGATGAGCAGATAAGAGAACGGCTGAAAGTGTTAGGGGATGATGAGAACCATCTGGTAGACACTCCAGAGCAGAGAAAGGAACAGCTGAGGTTTGACAGAGCCAGACACTTGATGGTATGGGGGGATGGTTCAATATTGAACCATGGCTACCTCCTATATCTCATTCAGTGTGTGTATGATCCAGCCATTTTTTTACACAGCTGCAGAAATGAAAGACAAGGGATATGGTGCCATTGA
- the LOC137995425 gene encoding uncharacterized protein yields MSSFSLNTFFNAVNYALIVSNYQAFFLRVKQYKVLEAVLSGRDVIAILPTGYGKSVIFHLLPYLFDYISKLKQSPQKSIILVVTPLNALVDDQLKILTHRGISSTVLTSKKQVSDADEDQECQDSDTVDNENSHGLTNDSETLGNLKEGKCRIIFSHPEAFISCKEGRMLLLSKVYQERVMACVIDEAHLVEEWGFDFRPDFANLSQLVSIFPAIPILALTATAPKKNCDSLTKALNLEKPCIVKADLDRPNIFLHKEKRKAASSGVDSYDSILYPIAKDLMTKLADYPLTLIYLPLKWCGYAFKLFLDILGDASYFPVNAEKTPENCLFGQFHAPQTEQMKQQMLKQLTCKSSNSTIRVVFATIAIGIGVNIPSIRQVIHIGAPRTLESYYQEIGRGGRDANSTKAFLYYNGQDIAANKPGMTGEMRNFCLDESECLRKRLMTYLGSWQN; encoded by the coding sequence ATGTCTTCTTTTAGCTTGAACACGTTTTTCAATGCTGTAAACTATGCTCTTATAGTTTCAAATTATCAAGCCTTTTTTCTCCGTGTGAAGCAGTACAAAGTTTTGGAAGCTGTTCTTTCAGGAAGAGACGTCATAGCAATCCTTCCTACTGGTTATGGAAAATCAGTAATTTTCCATTTGTTGCCTTACCTATTTGATTACATTTCTAAGCTTAAGCAAAGCCCCCAAAAGAGCATTATTCTAGTCGTTACTCCACTAAATGCTTTAGTGGATGATCAGCTCAAGATCCTCACACATCGTGGAATCTCATCCACCGTGCTGACGTCCAAAAAACAGGTTAGTGATGCTGATGAAGATCAGGAATGTCAGGATAGTGACACTGTTGACAATGAAAACTCACATGGGCTTACCAATGATTCTGAAACCTTAGGAAActtaaaagaaggaaaatgcAGGATCATATTTTCACATCCTGAGGCTTTTATTTCTTGCAAGGAAGGGCGAATGCTTCTTTTGTCAAAAGTCTACCAAGAACGTGTCATGGCGTGTGTTATTGATGAAGCACATCTTGTAGAGGAATGGGGTTTTGACTTCAGGCCTGACTTTGCTAATCTGTCCCAACTTGTGTCGATCTTCCCCGCTATTCCAATATTAGCACTAACTGCAACAGCACCTAAGAAAAATTGTGACTCGTTGACAAAAGCCCTTAATTTGGAAAAACCTTGCATTGTAAAGGCCGATCTGGACAGGCCAAATATATTTCTTCataaagagaaaaggaaagctGCATCTTCAGGCGTCGACAGCTATGATTCAATTTTATATCCTATTGCAAAAGATCTAATGACAAAACTCGCTGACTATCCGCTTACTCTTATCTATCTACCCTTAAAGTGGTGCGGATATGCTTTTAAATTGTTTCTAGATATACTTGGTGATGCAAGCTACTTTCCCGTAAATGCTGAGAAAACACCAGAAAACTGTCTTTTTGGCCAGTTTCATGCCCCCCAAACTGAGCAAATGAAACAGCAGATGCTGAAGCAGTTAACATGCAAATCTAGTAACAGTACGATTCGGGTTGTTTTTGCCACGATTGCTATTGGCATTGGGGTAAATATCCCTAGCATTAGACAGGTTATTCACATTGGTGCACCAAGAACATTGGAATCATATTACCAAGAAATTGGCCGAGGAGGTAGAGACGCAAATTCAACCAAGGCTTTTTTATACTACAATGGCCAGGACATTGCTGCAAACAAGCCAGGTATGACAGGTGAAATGAGGAATTTCTGTTTGGACGAAAGTGAATGTTTAAGGAAGAGGCTGATGACATACCTTGGATCATGGCAGAACTGA